A region from the Cellvibrio sp. PSBB006 genome encodes:
- a CDS encoding glutamine amidotransferase: MSSSRTTPSLFIFKVGSTFPATAESLGDFDAWTQAALGDLTLPVVALDIQQDVSLPAIQDCAGVIITGSHAMVTERLTWSVAIEAWLPALVEAEVPVLGVCYGHQLLAQAMGGEVGYHPQGKEVGTKDIELLPACAADPLFRSFPPSFLAHTTHAQTVLRLPPGAVRLAANLHEPNHAFRIGARAWGVQFHPEYTPPIMRAYIEHQAEVLERMGQDVEQLLRDISTPHAAEVMTRFAALVEHGVVD; this comes from the coding sequence ATGTCCTCCTCCCGCACTACCCCTTCGCTGTTTATCTTCAAAGTGGGTTCCACCTTTCCTGCCACCGCTGAATCTTTAGGGGATTTTGATGCGTGGACCCAGGCCGCCCTTGGTGACCTGACCCTACCGGTAGTCGCACTCGATATCCAACAAGACGTTTCCCTACCCGCCATTCAGGATTGCGCCGGTGTCATCATCACTGGTTCCCATGCGATGGTGACGGAGCGTTTGACCTGGAGCGTGGCCATCGAGGCGTGGTTGCCGGCTTTGGTAGAAGCCGAGGTGCCGGTCCTCGGCGTGTGTTATGGGCATCAATTGCTGGCGCAGGCGATGGGCGGTGAAGTGGGTTATCACCCCCAAGGGAAAGAAGTGGGTACCAAAGACATTGAGCTGTTGCCAGCGTGCGCGGCGGACCCGCTATTTCGCAGCTTTCCGCCGTCATTTCTGGCCCACACCACCCACGCGCAAACGGTGTTGCGCTTGCCACCGGGAGCAGTGCGTCTGGCCGCTAACCTGCATGAACCTAACCACGCCTTCCGCATCGGCGCTCGCGCCTGGGGTGTGCAGTTTCACCCGGAATATACGCCGCCGATCATGCGTGCTTATATCGAACACCAGGCGGAGGTATTGGAGCGCATGGGTCAGGACGTCGAGCAATTGCTGCGCGACATCTCTACACCCCACGCCGCTGAGGTGATGACCCGGTTCGCCGCATTGGTGGAACACGGCGTCGTGGACTAA
- a CDS encoding beta-ketoacyl synthase N-terminal-like domain-containing protein produces the protein MASTATKHFFLAASGMVTPLGANTVMTAAAVNAGVSAYALADFYNRHFQPIKVTTVPPTVFAEQGIDVANWNGTHPARVAAMASLAVQQVIMGEPPEKSIPLVLALPEAKYQEVSALGADLVKYLADTFPGWISTVMSRCVYSGRAAGLEALAFAFDYLYDLPTHYMLVGGSDSQLEDVRLAELDKADRLLAPDSGDGFAPGEAAGFLLLTRAPALAAVVNGHRIVLHSPGIADEPGHLGSDEPYRGEGLDQAFKKALAGATVPPIHSIYSSMNGEDYWAREYGVAHIRNRQAFADPVTLQHPADCYGDIGSATAPVLIALAAQDLWTSSVARAHLLYSSSDGERRGAIILEKVPAA, from the coding sequence ATGGCCTCAACTGCAACCAAACACTTTTTCCTCGCCGCCAGTGGGATGGTAACGCCTCTTGGCGCTAACACCGTCATGACCGCCGCCGCCGTCAACGCCGGTGTCAGCGCCTATGCCCTGGCGGATTTCTACAACCGCCATTTCCAGCCTATTAAAGTCACGACAGTGCCGCCGACCGTCTTTGCTGAACAAGGTATTGATGTGGCCAACTGGAACGGCACCCATCCGGCGCGGGTGGCGGCCATGGCGAGCCTCGCCGTTCAACAAGTCATAATGGGTGAACCACCGGAAAAATCGATACCGCTGGTGTTGGCCCTTCCTGAAGCCAAGTATCAGGAGGTATCGGCCTTGGGGGCGGACCTGGTGAAATATCTCGCCGACACCTTTCCCGGCTGGATCTCGACGGTTATGAGCCGCTGCGTCTACTCGGGGCGCGCTGCCGGACTGGAGGCGCTGGCCTTTGCCTTTGATTATCTGTACGACCTGCCCACCCACTATATGCTGGTGGGCGGCAGTGATTCCCAACTGGAAGATGTGCGTCTGGCCGAATTGGATAAAGCGGACCGCTTGCTCGCGCCGGATAGCGGGGACGGTTTTGCGCCCGGTGAAGCCGCGGGCTTTTTATTGCTCACGCGCGCCCCGGCATTGGCTGCTGTAGTTAACGGCCACCGGATAGTACTCCACTCGCCAGGCATTGCCGATGAACCGGGCCACCTGGGCAGCGATGAGCCTTATCGCGGTGAAGGGCTGGACCAGGCGTTTAAAAAAGCGCTGGCCGGCGCTACGGTGCCGCCGATTCACAGCATCTACAGCAGCATGAATGGCGAAGACTACTGGGCCAGGGAATATGGCGTGGCCCATATCCGCAACCGCCAGGCTTTTGCTGATCCGGTAACCTTGCAACATCCCGCCGACTGCTACGGCGATATCGGGTCAGCAACGGCTCCGGTGTTGATCGCCCTGGCGGCGCAGGATTTATGGACGTCTTCTGTCGCTCGCGCGCATCTGTTATACAGTTCCTCCGATGGAGAGCGGCGCGGTGCGATAATTCTTGAAAAAGTGCCCGCTGCTTAG
- the clsB gene encoding cardiolipin synthase ClsB encodes MRQNHTWRDGNSVELLINGEGFYPRVFECIRNAREEVLLETFIIMEDKIGRQLQQALIAAARAGARVEVMVDGYGTFDLSTPFLTELVDAGVTLRVFDPSPRMLGMRTNMFRRLHRKIVVVDSKIAYVGGINFSEEHIADFGEMAKQDYAVEVRGPIVADIHAASLSLLRDATPKKNGPIDIPRTTPSANPPAGNSKMLVAVRDNNKHKADIEHLYLQAIRSAKKRIVIANAYFFPGYRLLRALRNASRQGLEVLLIMQGQPDMPWVSACSRALYNYLLKEGVEILEYCERPFHGKVALIDDEWVTIGSSNLDPLSLAMNLEANVFIKDKAFNEQLYSHLKELAAKTCKPISLERIMRGYWWRLPFVFICFHFARYFPAIAGWLPAHTPVLKPVKAEELEDDSDTKPTICEQEKIV; translated from the coding sequence ATGAGGCAAAACCACACATGGCGCGATGGCAACAGTGTTGAGTTGCTGATCAATGGCGAAGGCTTTTACCCGCGCGTGTTTGAATGCATCCGCAATGCGCGCGAAGAAGTATTGCTCGAAACCTTTATCATCATGGAAGACAAAATCGGCCGACAACTGCAGCAAGCGTTGATTGCCGCCGCCAGGGCCGGTGCACGCGTGGAGGTGATGGTCGATGGCTACGGTACGTTTGATTTAAGCACGCCTTTTTTGACCGAGCTGGTTGATGCTGGCGTTACCCTGCGTGTGTTTGACCCCAGCCCGCGCATGTTGGGCATGCGCACCAATATGTTTCGTCGTCTGCATCGCAAGATTGTGGTGGTAGATAGCAAGATTGCCTATGTCGGCGGCATTAATTTTTCTGAAGAACATATCGCTGACTTCGGTGAGATGGCTAAACAGGATTATGCCGTGGAAGTGCGCGGTCCTATCGTTGCCGATATCCATGCTGCCAGCCTGAGCCTGCTGCGTGACGCAACACCGAAAAAGAATGGTCCCATTGATATTCCGCGCACGACGCCGTCCGCAAACCCACCCGCAGGCAACAGCAAGATGCTCGTCGCCGTGCGTGACAACAATAAACACAAAGCCGATATCGAGCACCTGTATCTGCAAGCGATTCGCTCCGCAAAAAAACGTATCGTTATCGCCAATGCCTATTTCTTTCCCGGCTACCGTTTATTGCGCGCACTGCGTAACGCCTCGCGCCAGGGACTGGAAGTGCTGCTAATCATGCAAGGCCAGCCGGATATGCCCTGGGTCAGTGCTTGCAGCCGCGCGCTCTATAATTATTTGTTGAAAGAGGGCGTGGAAATTCTGGAATATTGCGAGCGTCCCTTTCACGGTAAGGTCGCCTTGATTGACGACGAATGGGTCACTATCGGCTCCAGTAATCTCGACCCCTTAAGTCTTGCCATGAACCTCGAAGCCAATGTCTTTATCAAAGATAAAGCATTCAACGAGCAACTTTATTCACACCTGAAAGAGCTTGCTGCAAAAACCTGTAAACCCATCAGTCTTGAGCGAATCATGCGCGGTTATTGGTGGCGCTTGCCATTTGTCTTTATCTGCTTCCACTTCGCGCGCTACTTTCCCGCCATCGCCGGTTGGCTGCCCGCTCATACGCCAGTGCTCAAGCCGGTAAAAGCGGAAGAACTGGAAGACGACAGCGACACCAAACCAACGATTTGCGAACAGGAAAAAATCGTATGA
- a CDS encoding lysylphosphatidylglycerol synthase domain-containing protein, with protein sequence MSTSGSAAAKNTGHTESHSQKQQEKPWWTWTKRALTVLLFVLVFGLLFNLVKNLEWQEVKDAITGYKTTTLLLGAAIALISYGLFSSFDLLARHYTQHKLPARQILPLAFVCYAFNLNLSAWVGSLAVRYRLYSRLGLEVGTITKIFTINVVTNWLGYIILAGIIFAARLLNLPDEWNLGATALQLIGFGLLLVAAIYLLACRFSKRRTWKIRDHEITLPTWQFAILQATMGAVNWMLMALLVYILLPEEAFYPTVLGILLICSIAGIITHIPAGLGVLETIFLTMLQHEFNKSEILAALLGYRALYFLLPLCIACVAYLVMEKRAKAMRGSNEKSN encoded by the coding sequence ATGAGCACATCAGGTTCGGCCGCCGCAAAAAATACAGGACACACGGAAAGTCATTCACAAAAGCAGCAGGAGAAGCCCTGGTGGACCTGGACCAAGCGCGCTTTAACGGTTTTGTTGTTCGTGCTGGTGTTCGGTTTACTGTTCAATCTGGTAAAAAATCTCGAATGGCAGGAAGTCAAAGACGCAATCACCGGATACAAAACCACAACGCTTTTACTCGGCGCCGCCATCGCATTAATCAGTTATGGATTATTCAGCAGCTTTGACTTGCTTGCGCGGCATTACACCCAACATAAACTCCCCGCACGGCAAATCCTGCCGCTCGCATTTGTTTGCTACGCCTTCAACTTAAACCTCAGCGCCTGGGTCGGCAGCCTCGCGGTACGCTATCGACTTTATTCACGTCTGGGGTTGGAAGTCGGCACCATCACCAAAATTTTTACCATCAACGTCGTCACCAACTGGCTCGGCTATATTATCCTCGCCGGTATTATTTTTGCTGCGCGCCTGCTCAATCTGCCAGACGAATGGAACCTGGGCGCGACGGCCTTACAGTTAATCGGCTTCGGCTTATTATTGGTGGCAGCGATTTACTTGCTTGCTTGTCGCTTCTCCAAACGCCGCACCTGGAAAATCCGCGACCACGAAATCACTTTACCCACCTGGCAATTCGCAATACTGCAAGCCACCATGGGCGCCGTGAACTGGATGCTGATGGCATTACTGGTTTATATACTCCTACCCGAGGAAGCTTTTTACCCCACCGTACTCGGGATTTTACTCATCTGTAGCATCGCCGGCATCATCACCCACATCCCCGCTGGCCTCGGTGTATTGGAAACGATTTTTCTTACCATGCTGCAACACGAATTTAATAAAAGCGAAATCCTCGCGGCACTGCTTGGTTACCGCGCGTTGTATTTTTTGTTGCCGTTGTGTATTGCCTGTGTGGCATATCTGGTGATGGAGAAGCGGGCCAAGGCGATGCGGGGGAGTAATGAGAAGTCAAACTAA